In Citrus sinensis cultivar Valencia sweet orange chromosome 3, DVS_A1.0, whole genome shotgun sequence, the sequence TATTATATTAACCCTTTTTTGCCTATATACTTCTGGCCCAgcattttgttgttgttgctagAAAACATTACCCTTTTATATGATCATGTCTGCTAATCTTGCGAGAAGCTTGTCTAGTTGATTTAGGACACATGGATATATGGATATATGTTAAACAGTAGGATGATTTGGTTTATTGtgaaaatgtcaattttactgtttcttattaaaaaataaataaaaaatgatttgctTTATTTTGAAATGGCCAAACTTTGATCTTATATGTCATTTGTTTTTTCCAATGTGACATGCAAGTTACTTTGTTGGAGAAGATTCAACAACACGGGGATTGGATGAGTTCATATAAGTATAATTACTGCTACTATGAAGATATCTCTAAATTCTTTAAACTGAAATTTGAAGATGCGTGAAGAGGAACTGTAAATTGCATGTGTCAATTTGATTTGTCCGGGCTGCAGAATGCACCAGAAGATATTGAGAGTTTGTTAGATAGGAAAGTGAACATTTTTGCATGATCTAAGACTTTGTTGCAGTAAGAATGCCTTgggaaaaacaaattaaagactATAAACTGAGCAGTGAGCATAGTGAAACCAAATGAGTTATAACATCTGCAATCTTTGAGAATTCATTCTATCTTTGGAAGTGAATTAGGTTAGTAGAACAGATCTATATACCAATTGATGGTAATATCTGcttatttgatgaaattagTTTGTTTTACTCTCTCTGAAATCAGATGATTATTGTTGATACTCCTGGGACTAATGTGATTCTGCAAAGGCAACAACGCCTTACTGAGGAATTTGTACCTCGTGCTGATTTGGTTCTTTTTGTCATTTCTGCTGATCGCCCGTTGACCGAAAGTGaggtataattatttttagttgtcAATGTGGAATAACATACTATTGAATGTTCTTTATCTACGGCTTCTATGGTAACAATACATGCTTATTATTTATGAGAATAACATTGAATTACCCTCTACtaaaattctttattaatgATTCTTCAATACCATCCAGTTATGGGGTTCGATTCAAATGCATTGAGCAATTCATTTAAAGTTCTCGTGGGTGGATGAATTTAGATACCATCTTGAGGCATTACTTCTGTAATCATCATTccatgttatattattttaaaagctgatttttgttttgcttcttttatgtttttcagGTTGTTTTTCTTCGTTATACTCAACAGTGGAAGAAAAAAGTCGTGTTTGTGTTGAATAAATCAGACCTCTACCAGAATGCTTTTGAGGTTACTTGTACTTCTTTTTTGTAACTATTCTTATTTCTTTGCATTAGATTTCTAAGTTGGGTGCATGTTTCAACTTTTGCTTCATAAGCAACAGTGAAGTGATTTTAAGTTGAGGTTTTCTGATTTGGTGCAGCTTGAAGAAGCTATATCATTTGTTAAAGAGAATACAATGAAGTTGCTGAATATAGAAAATGTAACAATATACCCGGTGTCTGCACGATCTACCCTGGAAGCTAAACTTTCAGTTTCTTCTGCCGTTGGGAAAGATCACAGTGAGTTATCAGTCAATGATTCTCATTGGAGAATCAATACTTTTGACAAACTCGAAAAATTATTGTATAGCTTTTTAGATGGGTCATCTAGCACTGGAAAGGAGAGAATGAGgcttaaacttgaaacaccAATCAGAATTGCCGAGCGTTTGCTTTCTTCCTGCGAAACTCTTGTGATGAAAGATTGCCAAGATGCCAAGCAGGATTTGACCTTAGCAAATGAAATGATTGATAGTTTAAAAGAATATGTAATGAAGATGGAAAGTGAGAGCATCTCTTGGAGAAGAAAAACTTTATCATTGGTATTGTGTTCAGGAATATGAATAATTTGAATGAGAGGAGAATTGCCGGTATTTTTTGtattgtgtttgtttattaCTTACCCTTGTGCACAAAATTGCAGATTGATTCTACCAAATCACGTGTTGTGAAGCTCATAGAATCTACATTGCAAATATCAAACCTTGATATTGTCGCCTCATATGTATTTAGAGGGGAGAAATCTGCTGCAATGCCATCTACCTCCAGGATTCAACATGATATAATTGGTCCTGCACTGTTGGATACACAAGTAAGTTGTGTCTTTTACTGGTTTAGCATCGGAGTTGAGCCCAGAGCAAACTGTATGGGTTTAGGTTTCATTGTTAATTTTACTTCTCCTAATACCATAGAATTCATTTTCCTTCTATTACTGTAGGAAATCTCCAATATTGTGGAGTTATAACTGTGTATGCCTTACTCTTTACCAGTTGGGTGCATGCATTGGAATACGGCATCTGTTTAATAGTAGCATGtctaaaatttactaaaagcttgtttatgaaaatttttcccTTTGGGATCTTTGCTGCCTCACTTTCCGTGGAGTTACTTTagtacattaattttttcttaatatcatttgcattcagaaatttaattttttcttaataccATTTGTGTACAGAAATTACTTGGGGAATACACAATGTGGTTACAATCAAAGAATGCACGTGAAGGAAGACGGTACAAAGAATCCTTTGAAAATAGATGGCCTTCGTTGGTCTACCTGCAACCTCAAGTTTATCCGGATATGTATGAATTGGTGAGAAAAGTTGATGGATACAGCTCAAGAGTAATTGAGGACTTCAGTGCCAGTTCTACTTCCAAAATGTTTGAGCAAGAAATACGTGAAGTGGTGAGTTCAAACTGGCTTGTCCTGAATCTTTAGTCACCATTTTCCATTTAACACACAAATTTTCTtcagtttattattgttttttttttttttaatttccatttcaaaaatatttatcatgcTATATTTATCAGTAAACCTGAAGAAAATATTCTCTCTTTTGATCCCAGTTCTTGGGGACTTTTGGTGGACTAGGAGCTGCAGGTTTATCTGCTTCGCTCCTAACATCTGTGCTGCCAACCACTTTAGAAGACCTTCTTGCTCTTGGCCTTTGTTCTGCTGGAGGGTATTGTCTCATTTTCTAGTTGACTCCTCTGCAATTACTTTGTGGCTCATATATTACAGCCAAAGCCTAGGCATACACAATTGAGTAGttgataaacttttattttgataggTATATAGCGGTTGCAAACTTTCCTGCCCGCAGGCAAAGGGTGATAGAAAAGGTGAACAAGATTGCAGATGGCTTGGCACGTGAAATTGAAGAGGCCATGCAGAAAGATCTCCAGGAAACTGTTGGTCATCTGGAAAACTTTGTCACAAAGGTAGGTAAGCCTTATCAGGATGCAGCTCAACTTAAACTTGACAGACTATCAGAGATTCAAGATGAACTATCAAATGTACAGGAAAAGATTCAAACGCTACaagttgaaattcaaaatcttcATGTATCATAACACCAATGCTACTTTTACGGGCATTTATATCTCCAGTGATGGGTTTGAGAGAGAGCTGCGTTTTTGTATCGGCGTTCAGGCGTTGTACCATTTTTCCATTTGATtatttccccctttttttggGTAATATAATTGTTACATGGTAAAAACTATCAATTGGAAGCCtgatttcttaattaataattttaagcatgcttttatgaataaaaattttagtgagAATATTCATCGATAGAATATTCATCGAGGGTGATGATTATGTACCTACGAGAGCAATACGTCAAGACAAATTTGAGAGGTCTCGTGAGGTCACTGACTTTTTAGTTGTTTATTTCCTGAAAAACTAATGACTCTGCGAAGAACTAGGCCATAAACGGGGAATAAATCAGTCATTATTACGTTGTCCTTAGGCTAAGAATTATTTATCGAAGAAGCTTattctctttgttttgtttatatttatcgAAGGACCTTTGACATAATCTCTTTTGGTAATGGTGTGatgaatataaaacatttgacttgcataaaaaatatctGAAACACAGAACTAATTACCACATAAGGGGGATTTTCATCATCAACCTGTAAGCACGCGTCATAAAAGAAATGGAACTTTCTTTATGAAGACGGAGTGgtaataatatcatcaaataTGGCATCAGTGAGTGCCAGTTGAGATTCCGAGAAAATGTTTAGAACATATGGAAAGTTTACGCGTCAACAATGATATCTTTGTACCGTCCATAAAGTTTGTCGTCTGCTTATTATATTCATCAAATGCACCCATGCAGCGACCAGTAGCCTCGCGACACATCTCTGCATGGTTCGATTTTAAGAAAcgattagaatttttattttttcaaatggaGAGAAAAAGGCAACACTAGCGCGGTCAAAAGTTGCTATACTGCGCTTTGGAGTGTGGACATTGTATGTGTAGGCCATGAATTTGATTCcatcttctttctttgttaaagATTGTAAAGCAGAAATCTATGAACATATAGAAAAAGTGAAAAcacaataaatgaataaatatcaGAGACCTAACTTTATGGTTTGTGTTTAGGGACCAATGGCTActtgatgatgaattgatgataCAAAGAGACccttttgaatttcttgattaaTAAGGGTGGTCTTCTTTTTCCATTGGTTGGCCAATCTTGAACCAAAGCAAAGTGAAAAAAGATAGATTGAGAAAGCAAAATTGATGGTTAGGGCTTGGAGAGTGAGCAAATGCCCGAGGGCACATATTCTTTGTCACCCTCACTATAGGAAACTAGACCTCTTTCTGGGAGCCATCGTTTTTAATGTGTTTAGTTCATTCATGACTATTAAAGCATGGGCAGGAATTACTATTAGATACTTGAAATTGGTACCTTAATTGCAGCGTAAATTGTTGACAAATAGCTAGCTTAGTTTCACATTTGAATTGAAGGATGCATAATTGACTCCCAAGACCTGGGTTAATTTGTACCAGCCAATATGTTCGGAAAATGCTTGCTTGTGTGATATGCATGCATGAATGTGTCAATTTCTTAAAGAATGGAATTCTTTTCAATGACAATTCAATGCTCTAATAATAATGCTCGTGGAAGATTTCAGTTACTTGTTTTAGGGCATCGGCTACTGGCGCTGCTGTCGATTGTGCTTGCATAAAGCAGCCATCAGAGAGCTATTAGTGGATCTAAATCAATCAAAAAAATGGCTGAGGTGCATGCCGCGAACAAACATGATTAAGTATAGATTGCTACAATTAATAGTTTTTGTTCTCTGGTCTTAGTTTTCCGTATTAGGATTTAAGAAAGATTTTAAGTATTACGTGAATGGAATTCGAATTGACTAGCAGTACTACTCACGAGCCACTGCAAATAAATAGCTTTGTTCCTAGAAAAGGACTAgttatgcaattaaattagCATTTCAAGTACGGTAAATTAAAAAGCCTTGGCAGATGGGCAATACTGGAAAAATTTCAGTACCTAATCACCTTTACCTTTCTCTGCTTTTTGTAACATGGCGAACGGTTACCCATAGATAGAATGGGTCTTGACTTTTgatgaacaattaatcaaaatggccaataaaacaaacaagataATAGAAGGCTTGCATCCCTATATTTAGTCCTCAATGAAAGTACACTCTGCCACGTCTTCTCGCTCAATTGGCCACACTCTCAAATCCTTCACTTGCTGATAAAATTTAGCTTCCGGGTATATCCTGTAATTGCTTGTTTCccttggaaaaataaaaagtcaagTTATGAGAACTAGATTTTCATATTCGTTGGTTGTTTCTTTCACAGTGTTGAGCTTGAGAAGCCAGTAATAGAGAGTGTGAATGGTACGGTTCAATGGGCAACAAGATTTAGAGCAAGATTTTCATGCTTTCATGTTAAAGAGTTTTAAGTTTGTGTTATGTCACAGGCAGagttgaatatttaaaaagcGAACAAACATGTTCGTACGGTTTGGCATTTACCTTAAAccaagaataaataaattggccaatagaaaccccAGAACCAAAAAGCTTGGAATGTTGTTTTCGTCTTCTCCACTTTCAAAAGAATTGAATTATGTATTGTATATTTCATGATTATTGGATTGAAGAAAAGTTGTGAGCCCTCTACTCTTGCCTTAGAAGACATGAAAATTGAAAGCTTAACTTTATTTTGGTATCTGCCAATGGGCTCTTCCCATTTAGTCGCCTGTCTTAAACACTTTGAAATGATTTTAATCACAATTAGAGGATCATTGGTTGCTTTGAGTCGTCCCTTTTGATATTAAATTAGTATGGAATCTTGCCTAcatcatttgaaataatttatatttgaccTTCCAATTTGAACTTTGTAAGATAATGAGAGGAAAAATAGCTCACTTGTTTAACTCGATTTTTAGTGGggtagtttaaatttttagattttggtCATTGACAGGTGCCTTAGTACTTCAGCAAGAGataatttttcttggaaaCACAATCATCCAAAGTTCAAATCTAAtcttaaagaaaaagacaagTTACGCCTGAGTTTGCATATATCAAAGATTGTCACTTATGTTGCATACAAAAGGCCTATTAACAAACTAGTTAATAACAACCCAATATGGTGGAGGTGAAGGACGGCGGGtaaagtttgtaattttactGTGTGTGTAAGCGAAGCCAAATGGAAACcaacaaatgaaaatcaaagagAGGAGTCCACTGCTGCTCTTCTCCTGgttgttttgtttggttttcttTCGGCGGAAAATGAAAAGGGATTTAAAAgctctattttttttgggggggcataaaaactgaaaacaCTAATCACAAAAATGGTTATTAAATCAAAGCCACCTGATTATTGTTAGCAAAGCCACAAACTAAAATGATATATGCGTATTAGaagtgtttcttttttgttttcgctaaccttaaaaaagaatccaaatgaaatttaaaaagatactCCCTCAATTTTGAATTCATGATACATTCTTTATGTTAAattgtttttcctttatttcttttcgGCTTTATAACGTGTGGCAGAGTAAAAAGTTATGTAATTGTAGTGGGCTAAAAAGGTTCCCCTCTCTATAACACAAACAAAACGCACTAGCATACACAGAGACAGAAACCTCCCCTCCACTCTCTATGTCCTCTTGCTATAAATTTGCACCCACCCCTTCACGTCTCCTTCATGTTcacctctctctttctttagaTTCCATCATATTTCTCTCACTCTGCTCTTCTTTCCGTTTTTCATCTACAAAGAGACCAAATTATGGGTATTAGTTGACTATAACTCTTTTGATCTCCAACTTCTAATTTGTTTTCACagattaattgttatttttctcttgcatttattataattaatccaCAACCACAAAAAAGCTCCCCCTGTTTCTCCCctgttttgtttcttcagCATTGTGTTTTGGATAACAAAAATGACATCTTCAAGTGTGTGTCAAGGGCTACAATCATGCCTTGAGCCCCTGCTCGTGGAACCACGAGTGTTGAGGCTCAATTTGGCTCCGTCGAAATCCATTATTTGTCCATCGATTCCTGCAAGCTCAGAACCACgcaacaaagaaaacaaaaccaacACCATCAGAGAAACAAACAACAAGAACAATGATTTTAGTGATGACATGAAGAGTGACAAAAGTGAAGACACAGGTGGCTGGAGCTTCCTCCAATGTCTCTCCAAAGAAACAGCAGCTGCGCATAAGAAAGAGTACGTTCACCCTCTTGTTAAGCGCTCTGCTTCAATGCTGAGCGAAAAGAGCCTGGAAATGTGCACCGAGAGTCTGGGCAGCGAGACGGGTAGCCAAAATAGTTACCATGACATGATCACCGCCGATACCATgcttattaataataataatacctcGACAAAGCTGACCAGAGAAAGTTTTGCGTCCAAACGAACCAACCGTAGTACCGTTAGCTTCCCTCCTCCGTTAAGGTCCATTAGTGGTTCAAATGGCGTTCAGGTGAGGCCTCACCGTGAAGGCGGAAGACTTGTCTTACAAGCCGTGACTGTGTCTTCTTCTCAGAGTTATTTTCATGCAGAACGTAGTGGTGGAAGGCTTAGGCTCTGTTTGGTCGTCAAGGATGCTGACCGTTCTCCCTATGAAGACGACCAAGTGGAAGAAGAGGgaggaggagaagaagaagatgatgatgaggatgaagaagaagaagaagaagaagaagaagaagaagaagaagagtttGATCATGGCGATGAAGTAGTTTGCTGCGAAGGCGACGAGGACACTGAAGGAACAACGGAGAACGTTAGGGGTGAAATTGGAATAGAAAAATTGACAAGGCCGAGCAGATGTAAAGAAGGTGGGCGTGGAGCTGGAAACAAATTGCTCTTTGAGCCATTTTGGGTGGCCACTTGATTCAACTTCCAAgcagttttatttaatttttcatttccacAAGGAATGGAAGTTAACTACTgttctctttctatttaattctcatatttatatatctatatataatatttatattttatctattttccttttccttatattttatccactactaattattgtagccgtGGGAATTTCCGTATGGGATTTCGTATTATATGCTAATTGGTAGTTATTATCGTTATTGGGCTTGGTCCTCACTTCCTGGCTGGATGTGGtccttttatttcctttttgtgtgcatgtgttttactttttaaaatcactttttatTGTTCCCAAAATGCCCTGGCTAACTGGGATTTATTACGCCCATCAAGCCAGTACTAACAGTTCGCCGACTGCCGTATTTGtgctaattatatttatctaaTGCGCCACATTTAACGGAAGCAAAGGACACAAACTTTCAAGTTAATTTATGGTACTC encodes:
- the LOC102616592 gene encoding probable transmembrane GTPase FZO-like, chloroplastic produces the protein MKPLLSLHHAPTRVPAPRFLSDPYFPIPRFKPPPHRTHFPIKSISNDNSFRSEDSAAAPVISEKQQRPRTLYPGGYKRPEIKVPNVVLQLEPHQVLAGGDALDLIDEAVAKFVGIVVLNGGEASGKSVYEAACLLKSVVKDRALFLIAERVDIAAAVNASGVLLSDQGLPAIVARNTMKDSMSESVVLPLVGRNVQTLDAAFNASSSEGADFLVCCFGEGQKADVIENSLFTNVKIPIFIMNASPLVDVSKFLKSGASGFVISLEDLSLFNDGVLSQMFCANGTTNEKTDRGEDVSNVKLLDTSNSFFGKERVAGFVKFEDREKQLIETERSVLLEAIDVIKKASPLMEEVSLLIDAVSQIDEPFLLVIVGEYNSGKSSVINALLGKRYLKDGVVPTTNEITFLRFSDLASEEQQRCERHPDGQYICYLPSPILKEMIIVDTPGTNVILQRQQRLTEEFVPRADLVLFVISADRPLTESEVVFLRYTQQWKKKVVFVLNKSDLYQNAFELEEAISFVKENTMKLLNIENVTIYPVSARSTLEAKLSVSSAVGKDHSELSVNDSHWRINTFDKLEKLLYSFLDGSSSTGKERMRLKLETPIRIAERLLSSCETLVMKDCQDAKQDLTLANEMIDSLKEYVMKMESESISWRRKTLSLIDSTKSRVVKLIESTLQISNLDIVASYVFRGEKSAAMPSTSRIQHDIIGPALLDTQKLLGEYTMWLQSKNAREGRRYKESFENRWPSLVYLQPQVYPDMYELVRKVDGYSSRVIEDFSASSTSKMFEQEIREVFLGTFGGLGAAGLSASLLTSVLPTTLEDLLALGLCSAGGYIAVANFPARRQRVIEKVNKIADGLAREIEEAMQKDLQETVGHLENFVTKVGKPYQDAAQLKLDRLSEIQDELSNVQEKIQTLQVEIQNLHVS
- the LOC102616895 gene encoding protein FANTASTIC FOUR 1-like: MTSSSVCQGLQSCLEPLLVEPRVLRLNLAPSKSIICPSIPASSEPRNKENKTNTIRETNNKNNDFSDDMKSDKSEDTGGWSFLQCLSKETAAAHKKEYVHPLVKRSASMLSEKSLEMCTESLGSETGSQNSYHDMITADTMLINNNNTSTKLTRESFASKRTNRSTVSFPPPLRSISGSNGVQVRPHREGGRLVLQAVTVSSSQSYFHAERSGGRLRLCLVVKDADRSPYEDDQVEEEGGGEEEDDDEDEEEEEEEEEEEEEEFDHGDEVVCCEGDEDTEGTTENVRGEIGIEKLTRPSRCKEGGRGAGNKLLFEPFWVAT